In Hemicordylus capensis ecotype Gifberg chromosome 13, rHemCap1.1.pri, whole genome shotgun sequence, a single window of DNA contains:
- the LOC128336691 gene encoding interleukin-9 receptor-like isoform X2, with product MEQSRGAAWLLLLLLLLLLQTLLLPSSLAAERQQAGSPGTARCRNSYGSQKRRVDCVWHPNQALGDGPFYLNFSDLLSTESSSLLCKLSASSEMPPVSSCSVTGEGEFMENDQYHVSLHDASLGTEPLYTIFSDYEPMKHIQSDPPFALESSMSASKCRIQWKRPEAYDVLLETVLQWELAFKAADAPWEQAQSKILDHSETWVELEGAEFKSRVSYVARIRCKISDSERHYRSEWSPWSPTTTWTAPPPGDLWPLLGAVLTSLPLCLGGALLLLLLGLRYCARTQGCCCCGKTPTPATFFQPLYAAHRGDFKNWQLHGKAAAAAGDALQAGPGHVVRLTHSTTAGSGQARLPPRPSSAVQKRLDQTKEEDSAWQLHALRGLKHGLGLTTLSTALDGRLLLKLLARAGRAGKQANWPGWRLSSPPPRLTCLVSPTGPLFSSSRSGIEPWG from the exons ATGGAGCAGAGCCGTGgggcagcctggctgctgctgctgctgctgctgctgctgctgcagacactcctcctgccttcctccctggcGGCGGAAAGGCAGCAAGCAG GGTCTCCTGGCACAGCGCGATGCCGGAACAGTTACGGTTCCCAGAAGCGCCGAGTGGACTGTGTGTGGCACCCTAACCAGGCCCTGGGAGACGGACCCTTCTACCTCAATTTCTCCGA CCTCCTCTCCACTGAAAGCAGCAGCCTCCTCTGCAAGCTCTCGGCCTCCTCGGAGATGCCCCCTGTGTCCAGCTGCTCCGTGactggggagggggagttcaTGGAGAATGACCAATACCACGTCTCCCTGCATGATGCCTCCTTGGGGACAGAACCCCTGTACACCATCTTCTCCGACTATGAGCCCATGAAGCATA TTCAGAGCGACCCTCCCTTTGCCCTGGAGAGCAGCATGAGTGCCAGCAAGTGCCGGATTCAGTGGAAGAGGCCTGAGGCCTACGATGTTCTCCTGGAGACCGTCCTGCAATGGGAGCTGGCATTCAAGGCCGCCGATGCGCCCTGGGAG CAAGCCCAGAGCAAGATCTTGGACCACTCAGAGACGTGGGTGGAGCTAGAAGGGGCCGAGTTCAAGTCCAGAGTGAGCTACGTGGCCAGAATTCGCTGCAAGATATCCGATTCGGAGCGTCACTACAGAAGCGAGTGGAGCCCGTGGAGCCCAACCACCACCTGGACGGCTCCCCCGCCCG GGGATCTGTGGCCGCTGCTGGGGGCTGTGCTGACCTCGCTGCCTCTCTGCCTGGGGGGAGCCCTTTTGCTTCTGCTCCTGGGACTCCGGTACTGCGCAAG gacccagggctgctgctgctgcgggaagACCCCCACTCCTGCCACATTCTTCCAGCCCCTTTATGCTGCACACCGTGGGGACTTCAAG AACTGGCAGCTGCATGGAaaagctgccgctgctgctggggacgCACTGCAAGCTGGTCCAGGTCACGTGGTGAGGCTCACACACAGCACCACCGCAGGATCTGGCCAGGCCCGCCTCCCTCCCAGACCTTCCTCTGCAGTTCAGAAGcgcctggatcagaccaaagaggAAGATTCAGCCTGGCAGCTACACGCCCTCCGCGGCCTGAAGCACGGACTGGGGCTCACCACTCTCTCCACTGCCTTGGATGGCCGCCTCCTCTTGAAGCTGCTTGCCAGAGCCGGGCGGGCAGGGAAGCAGGCAAACTGGCCTGGATGGCGActtagcagcccccccccccgcctcacctGCCTTGTTTCTCCAACTGGCCCCCTgtttagcagcagcagaagcGGGATTGAGCCTTGGGGCTAG
- the LOC128336691 gene encoding interleukin-9 receptor-like isoform X6, with product MEQSRGAAWLLLLLLLLLLQTLLLPSSLAAERQQAGSPGTARCRNSYGSQKRRVDCVWHPNQALGDGPFYLNFSDLLSTESSSLLCKLSASSEMPPVSSCSVTGEGEFMENDQYHVSLHDASLGTEPLYTIFSDYEPMKHIQSDPPFALESSMSASKCRIQWKRPEAYDVLLETVLQWELAFKAADAPWEQAQSKILDHSETWVELEGAEFKSRVSYVARIRCKISDSERHYRSEWSPWSPTTTWTAPPPGPRAAAAAGRPPLLPHSSSPFMLHTVGTSRTGSCMEKLPLLLGTHCKLVQVTW from the exons ATGGAGCAGAGCCGTGgggcagcctggctgctgctgctgctgctgctgctgctgctgcagacactcctcctgccttcctccctggcGGCGGAAAGGCAGCAAGCAG GGTCTCCTGGCACAGCGCGATGCCGGAACAGTTACGGTTCCCAGAAGCGCCGAGTGGACTGTGTGTGGCACCCTAACCAGGCCCTGGGAGACGGACCCTTCTACCTCAATTTCTCCGA CCTCCTCTCCACTGAAAGCAGCAGCCTCCTCTGCAAGCTCTCGGCCTCCTCGGAGATGCCCCCTGTGTCCAGCTGCTCCGTGactggggagggggagttcaTGGAGAATGACCAATACCACGTCTCCCTGCATGATGCCTCCTTGGGGACAGAACCCCTGTACACCATCTTCTCCGACTATGAGCCCATGAAGCATA TTCAGAGCGACCCTCCCTTTGCCCTGGAGAGCAGCATGAGTGCCAGCAAGTGCCGGATTCAGTGGAAGAGGCCTGAGGCCTACGATGTTCTCCTGGAGACCGTCCTGCAATGGGAGCTGGCATTCAAGGCCGCCGATGCGCCCTGGGAG CAAGCCCAGAGCAAGATCTTGGACCACTCAGAGACGTGGGTGGAGCTAGAAGGGGCCGAGTTCAAGTCCAGAGTGAGCTACGTGGCCAGAATTCGCTGCAAGATATCCGATTCGGAGCGTCACTACAGAAGCGAGTGGAGCCCGTGGAGCCCAACCACCACCTGGACGGCTCCCCCGCCCG gacccagggctgctgctgctgcgggaagACCCCCACTCCTGCCACATTCTTCCAGCCCCTTTATGCTGCACACCGTGGGGACTTCAAG AACTGGCAGCTGCATGGAaaagctgccgctgctgctggggacgCACTGCAAGCTGGTCCAGGTCACGTGGTGA
- the LOC128336691 gene encoding interleukin-9 receptor-like isoform X1 yields the protein MEQSRGAAWLLLLLLLLLLQTLLLPSSLAAERQQAGSPGTARCRNSYGSQKRRVDCVWHPNQALGDGPFYLNFSDLLSTESSSLLCKLSASSEMPPVSSCSVTGEGEFMENDQYHVSLHDASLGTEPLYTIFSDYEPMKHIQSDPPFALESSMSASKCRIQWKRPEAYDVLLETVLQWELAFKAADAPWEQAQSKILDHSETWVELEGAEFKSRVSYVARIRCKISDSERHYRSEWSPWSPTTTWTAPPPGDLWPLLGAVLTSLPLCLGGALLLLLLGLRYCARTQGCCCCGKTPTPATFFQPLYAAHRGDFKHWIGLEGAPGLQRGSNASSSLGNGGSPPEEPVSQLSFFKQQAQGGVPRPQPGAPHWWHEGGLSQGVALEQEPRMPHRCSQHEAGGALLASRRRRSLPALGELSPPDAPPAPAPAPAAPWPGWAFLVPEQEPCGTSSFPFPSSDYCTFLGLSSSSHGAATTTCP from the exons ATGGAGCAGAGCCGTGgggcagcctggctgctgctgctgctgctgctgctgctgctgcagacactcctcctgccttcctccctggcGGCGGAAAGGCAGCAAGCAG GGTCTCCTGGCACAGCGCGATGCCGGAACAGTTACGGTTCCCAGAAGCGCCGAGTGGACTGTGTGTGGCACCCTAACCAGGCCCTGGGAGACGGACCCTTCTACCTCAATTTCTCCGA CCTCCTCTCCACTGAAAGCAGCAGCCTCCTCTGCAAGCTCTCGGCCTCCTCGGAGATGCCCCCTGTGTCCAGCTGCTCCGTGactggggagggggagttcaTGGAGAATGACCAATACCACGTCTCCCTGCATGATGCCTCCTTGGGGACAGAACCCCTGTACACCATCTTCTCCGACTATGAGCCCATGAAGCATA TTCAGAGCGACCCTCCCTTTGCCCTGGAGAGCAGCATGAGTGCCAGCAAGTGCCGGATTCAGTGGAAGAGGCCTGAGGCCTACGATGTTCTCCTGGAGACCGTCCTGCAATGGGAGCTGGCATTCAAGGCCGCCGATGCGCCCTGGGAG CAAGCCCAGAGCAAGATCTTGGACCACTCAGAGACGTGGGTGGAGCTAGAAGGGGCCGAGTTCAAGTCCAGAGTGAGCTACGTGGCCAGAATTCGCTGCAAGATATCCGATTCGGAGCGTCACTACAGAAGCGAGTGGAGCCCGTGGAGCCCAACCACCACCTGGACGGCTCCCCCGCCCG GGGATCTGTGGCCGCTGCTGGGGGCTGTGCTGACCTCGCTGCCTCTCTGCCTGGGGGGAGCCCTTTTGCTTCTGCTCCTGGGACTCCGGTACTGCGCAAG gacccagggctgctgctgctgcgggaagACCCCCACTCCTGCCACATTCTTCCAGCCCCTTTATGCTGCACACCGTGGGGACTTCAAG CACTGGATTGGTCTCGAGGGGGCCCCTGGACTGCAAAGGGGCAGCAACGCCAGCTCCAGCTTGGGCAATGGTGGGAGCCCCCCCGAGGAGCCCGTTTCCCAGCTCTCCTTCTTCAagcagcaggcccaagggggGGTCCCACGCCCCCAGCCTGGTGCTCCCCACTGGTGGCATGAGGGTGGTCTGAGCCAGGGAGTGGCCCTCGAGCAGGAGCCGCGAATGCCGCACCGCTGCTCCCAGCATGAAGCCGGGGGGGCCTTGCTTGCCTCTCGCAGGAGAAGGTCTCTCCCCGCGCTGGGAGAGCTTTCTCCTCCGgatgctcctcctgctcctgctcctgctcctgctgctccttggCCAGGCTGGGCCTTCCTGGTCCCAGAACAGGAGCCCTGCGGAACCAGCAgcttccctttccccagcagcGACTATTGCACCTTCTTgggactcagcagcagcagccacggagctgccaccaccacctgtccctga
- the LOC128336691 gene encoding interleukin-9 receptor-like isoform X3, with protein MEQSRGAAWLLLLLLLLLLQTLLLPSSLAAERQQAGSPGTARCRNSYGSQKRRVDCVWHPNQALGDGPFYLNFSDLLSTESSSLLCKLSASSEMPPVSSCSVTGEGEFMENDQYHVSLHDASLGTEPLYTIFSDYEPMKHIQSDPPFALESSMSASKCRIQWKRPEAYDVLLETVLQWELAFKAADAPWEQAQSKILDHSETWVELEGAEFKSRVSYVARIRCKISDSERHYRSEWSPWSPTTTWTAPPPGPRAAAAAGRPPLLPHSSSPFMLHTVGTSSTGLVSRGPLDCKGAATPAPAWAMVGAPPRSPFPSSPSSSSRPKGGSHAPSLVLPTGGMRVV; from the exons ATGGAGCAGAGCCGTGgggcagcctggctgctgctgctgctgctgctgctgctgctgcagacactcctcctgccttcctccctggcGGCGGAAAGGCAGCAAGCAG GGTCTCCTGGCACAGCGCGATGCCGGAACAGTTACGGTTCCCAGAAGCGCCGAGTGGACTGTGTGTGGCACCCTAACCAGGCCCTGGGAGACGGACCCTTCTACCTCAATTTCTCCGA CCTCCTCTCCACTGAAAGCAGCAGCCTCCTCTGCAAGCTCTCGGCCTCCTCGGAGATGCCCCCTGTGTCCAGCTGCTCCGTGactggggagggggagttcaTGGAGAATGACCAATACCACGTCTCCCTGCATGATGCCTCCTTGGGGACAGAACCCCTGTACACCATCTTCTCCGACTATGAGCCCATGAAGCATA TTCAGAGCGACCCTCCCTTTGCCCTGGAGAGCAGCATGAGTGCCAGCAAGTGCCGGATTCAGTGGAAGAGGCCTGAGGCCTACGATGTTCTCCTGGAGACCGTCCTGCAATGGGAGCTGGCATTCAAGGCCGCCGATGCGCCCTGGGAG CAAGCCCAGAGCAAGATCTTGGACCACTCAGAGACGTGGGTGGAGCTAGAAGGGGCCGAGTTCAAGTCCAGAGTGAGCTACGTGGCCAGAATTCGCTGCAAGATATCCGATTCGGAGCGTCACTACAGAAGCGAGTGGAGCCCGTGGAGCCCAACCACCACCTGGACGGCTCCCCCGCCCG gacccagggctgctgctgctgcgggaagACCCCCACTCCTGCCACATTCTTCCAGCCCCTTTATGCTGCACACCGTGGGGACTTCAAG CACTGGATTGGTCTCGAGGGGGCCCCTGGACTGCAAAGGGGCAGCAACGCCAGCTCCAGCTTGGGCAATGGTGGGAGCCCCCCCGAGGAGCCCGTTTCCCAGCTCTCCTTCTTCAagcagcaggcccaagggggGGTCCCACGCCCCCAGCCTGGTGCTCCCCACTGGTGGCATGAGGGTGGTCTGA
- the LOC128336691 gene encoding interleukin-9 receptor-like isoform X4 — protein MEQSRGAAWLLLLLLLLLLQTLLLPSSLAAERQQAGSPGTARCRNSYGSQKRRVDCVWHPNQALGDGPFYLNFSDLLSTESSSLLCKLSASSEMPPVSSCSVTGEGEFMENDQYHVSLHDASLGTEPLYTIFSDYEPMKHIQSDPPFALESSMSASKCRIQWKRPEAYDVLLETVLQWELAFKAADAPWEQAQSKILDHSETWVELEGAEFKSRVSYVARIRCKISDSERHYRSEWSPWSPTTTWTAPPPGPRAAAAAGRPPLLPHSSSPFMLHTVGTSRPDCSHPGQHLSLQPCALQNRWPAPPRVSTGHLLPSGPSPPSRSGAKERKGFKTGA, from the exons ATGGAGCAGAGCCGTGgggcagcctggctgctgctgctgctgctgctgctgctgctgcagacactcctcctgccttcctccctggcGGCGGAAAGGCAGCAAGCAG GGTCTCCTGGCACAGCGCGATGCCGGAACAGTTACGGTTCCCAGAAGCGCCGAGTGGACTGTGTGTGGCACCCTAACCAGGCCCTGGGAGACGGACCCTTCTACCTCAATTTCTCCGA CCTCCTCTCCACTGAAAGCAGCAGCCTCCTCTGCAAGCTCTCGGCCTCCTCGGAGATGCCCCCTGTGTCCAGCTGCTCCGTGactggggagggggagttcaTGGAGAATGACCAATACCACGTCTCCCTGCATGATGCCTCCTTGGGGACAGAACCCCTGTACACCATCTTCTCCGACTATGAGCCCATGAAGCATA TTCAGAGCGACCCTCCCTTTGCCCTGGAGAGCAGCATGAGTGCCAGCAAGTGCCGGATTCAGTGGAAGAGGCCTGAGGCCTACGATGTTCTCCTGGAGACCGTCCTGCAATGGGAGCTGGCATTCAAGGCCGCCGATGCGCCCTGGGAG CAAGCCCAGAGCAAGATCTTGGACCACTCAGAGACGTGGGTGGAGCTAGAAGGGGCCGAGTTCAAGTCCAGAGTGAGCTACGTGGCCAGAATTCGCTGCAAGATATCCGATTCGGAGCGTCACTACAGAAGCGAGTGGAGCCCGTGGAGCCCAACCACCACCTGGACGGCTCCCCCGCCCG gacccagggctgctgctgctgcgggaagACCCCCACTCCTGCCACATTCTTCCAGCCCCTTTATGCTGCACACCGTGGGGACTTCAAG ACCGGACTGTAGCCATCCTGGACAGCACCTCTCCCTACAGCCATGCGCCCTTCAGAACCGCTGGCCTGCCCCGCCCCGGGTCTccactggccatctgctgccCTCTGGCCCATCTCCTCCTTCCCGTTCCGgagcaaaggaaaggaaaggctttAAAACTGGTGCCTGA
- the LOC128336691 gene encoding interleukin-9 receptor-like isoform X5, which produces MEQSRGAAWLLLLLLLLLLQTLLLPSSLAAERQQAGSPGTARCRNSYGSQKRRVDCVWHPNQALGDGPFYLNFSDLLSTESSSLLCKLSASSEMPPVSSCSVTGEGEFMENDQYHVSLHDASLGTEPLYTIFSDYEPMKHIQSDPPFALESSMSASKCRIQWKRPEAYDVLLETVLQWELAFKAADAPWEQAQSKILDHSETWVELEGAEFKSRVSYVARIRCKISDSERHYRSEWSPWSPTTTWTAPPPGDLWPLLGAVLTSLPLCLGGALLLLLLGLRYCARTQGCCCCGKTPTPATFFQPLYAAHRGDFKTGL; this is translated from the exons ATGGAGCAGAGCCGTGgggcagcctggctgctgctgctgctgctgctgctgctgctgcagacactcctcctgccttcctccctggcGGCGGAAAGGCAGCAAGCAG GGTCTCCTGGCACAGCGCGATGCCGGAACAGTTACGGTTCCCAGAAGCGCCGAGTGGACTGTGTGTGGCACCCTAACCAGGCCCTGGGAGACGGACCCTTCTACCTCAATTTCTCCGA CCTCCTCTCCACTGAAAGCAGCAGCCTCCTCTGCAAGCTCTCGGCCTCCTCGGAGATGCCCCCTGTGTCCAGCTGCTCCGTGactggggagggggagttcaTGGAGAATGACCAATACCACGTCTCCCTGCATGATGCCTCCTTGGGGACAGAACCCCTGTACACCATCTTCTCCGACTATGAGCCCATGAAGCATA TTCAGAGCGACCCTCCCTTTGCCCTGGAGAGCAGCATGAGTGCCAGCAAGTGCCGGATTCAGTGGAAGAGGCCTGAGGCCTACGATGTTCTCCTGGAGACCGTCCTGCAATGGGAGCTGGCATTCAAGGCCGCCGATGCGCCCTGGGAG CAAGCCCAGAGCAAGATCTTGGACCACTCAGAGACGTGGGTGGAGCTAGAAGGGGCCGAGTTCAAGTCCAGAGTGAGCTACGTGGCCAGAATTCGCTGCAAGATATCCGATTCGGAGCGTCACTACAGAAGCGAGTGGAGCCCGTGGAGCCCAACCACCACCTGGACGGCTCCCCCGCCCG GGGATCTGTGGCCGCTGCTGGGGGCTGTGCTGACCTCGCTGCCTCTCTGCCTGGGGGGAGCCCTTTTGCTTCTGCTCCTGGGACTCCGGTACTGCGCAAG gacccagggctgctgctgctgcgggaagACCCCCACTCCTGCCACATTCTTCCAGCCCCTTTATGCTGCACACCGTGGGGACTTCAAG ACCGGACTGTAG
- the IL21R gene encoding interleukin-21 receptor isoform X2, with translation MQVPALLWRLLLLQQASACWNLTCFADYLQTLTCLRQENDLGGSSSGTRYNLTASWDCGARGRCSFRAGAATATATRRQYDCFAEQSSCISINAFHVEAAPAALAGDREQPQPQPSPRCRWSFSFREHIKPQPPFSLRAEASLEGYNISWKTPYQQPGKPSDLDGQLHYELRYRQRGHPWQGQNRKQLLQDTHHLWLLPQELVEDTEYELQVRAGPGEQSLYKGAWSEWSAPPAVLRTLPPKASRSKAGAPWLVAPFILLSLFAVLLAYWGRHQRLWKLDLVIPSPAPFFQPLYLVYNGDFKKWVGTSCSGAALDVFQWGTILPEACGPQGLSPSPAQEQWPGGPLPPLEAATPGEESCGHLSIDTVTVAGEDGCSCGTGPCCALGQQQQEEEAAAERDAYRGIDLEGSLLGGGGGWPLASGVPQSGSWARGELPAFLGRNFGDGVELRGLPPEPWGSGEPPLRRSSPGEERSPYGSLLLLLLSPGWDADGDPAKGLDLDTVDSGFADSECGSPVDCEFERRPLESGSEPSTTPGGGGGPAEFLPSYVRQWVS, from the exons ACTACCTCCAGACACTGACTTGCCTGCGGCAGGAAAACGAcctgggcggcagcagcagcgggactCGCTACAACCTCACGGCAAGCTG GGACTGCGGGGCCAGAGGCCGCTGCTCCTTCCGCGCCGgggccgccaccgccaccgccacccgCAGGCAATACGACTGCTTCGCCGAGCAGAGCAGCTGCATCAGCATCAACGCCTTCCACGTGGAGGCGGCCCCCGCGGCGCTCGCGGGCGACCGggagcagccgcagccgcagccaTCGCCGAGGTGCCGGTGGAGCTTCAGCTTCCGAGAACACA tcAAGCCCCAGCCCCCTTTCAGCCTGAGGGCGGAAGCCTCCCTGGAGGGCTACAACATCTCCTGGAAGACTCCCTACCAGCAGCCCGGAAAGCCCAGCGACCTGGACGGCCAGCTGCATTACGAGCTGCGTTATCGGCAGAGGGGCCACCCCTGGCAG GGACAGAACCGGAAGCAGCTCCTGCAGGACACGCACCACTTGTGGCTGCTGCCCCAGGAGCTGGTGGAGGACACGGAGTACGAGCTGCAGGTGCGGGCAGGGCCAGGGGAGCAGTCCCTCTACAAGGGGGCCTGGAGCGAGTGGAGCGCCCCCCCAGCCGTCCTCAGGACCCTGCCGCCCAAGG cttcCAGAAGCAAAGCAGGAGCCCCGTGGCTGGTTGCCCCCTTCATTCTGCTCAGCCTGTTTGCTGTCCTCCTGGCCTACTGGGGCCGCCACCAGAG GTTGTGGAAGCTGGACCTTGTCATCCCCAGCCCGGCCCCCTTCTTCCAGCCCCTCTATCTGGTCTACAATGGAGACTTCAAG AAGTGGGTCGGCAcctcctgctctggagcagcgcTGGACGTTTTTCAGTGGGGCACCATCCTGCCGGAAGCGTGTGGCCCCCAGGGCCTCTCCCCAAGTCCTGCTCAGGAGCAGTGGCCTGGGGGCCCTTTGCCCCCCCTGGAGGCTGCCACGCCCGGGGAGGAGTCCTGCGGCCACCTCTCCATCGACACGGTCACCGTGGCAGGCGAAGATGGCTGCAGCTGTGGCACCGGCCCCTGCTgtgctctggggcagcagcagcaggaggaggaggcagcggctgaGCGGGATGCCTACCGTGGCATAGATCTGGAGGGCAGCCTCCTCGGTGGGGGCGGCGGCTGGCCCCTCGCGAGTGGGGTGCCGCAGAGCGGGTCCTGGGCCAGAGGAGAGCTCCCTGCTTTCCTGGGCAGAAACTTTGGGGATGGGGTGGAGCTCCGGGGCCTGCCCCCGGAGCCCTGGGGCTCGGGAGAGCCGCCCCTCCGCCGCTCCTCTCCGGGTGAGGAAAGGTCCCCCTAcggcagcctgctgctgctgctgctctctccggGCTGGGATGCTGACGGTGACCCGGCCAAGGGCCTCGACCTGGACACCGTGGACAGCGGCTTTGCCGACTCCGAGTGTGGGAGCCCCGTGGACTGTGAGTTTGAGAGGAGGCCCCTCGAAAGTGGCTCTGAGCCCAGCACCACCCccggagggggagggggcccgGCGGAGTTCCTGCCCAGCTACGTCAGGCAGTGGGTGTCCTGA
- the IL21R gene encoding interleukin-21 receptor isoform X1, with protein sequence MRQLQYAVIFSGSKSVRTWRRRRRRMQVPALLWRLLLLQQASACWNLTCFADYLQTLTCLRQENDLGGSSSGTRYNLTASWDCGARGRCSFRAGAATATATRRQYDCFAEQSSCISINAFHVEAAPAALAGDREQPQPQPSPRCRWSFSFREHIKPQPPFSLRAEASLEGYNISWKTPYQQPGKPSDLDGQLHYELRYRQRGHPWQGQNRKQLLQDTHHLWLLPQELVEDTEYELQVRAGPGEQSLYKGAWSEWSAPPAVLRTLPPKASRSKAGAPWLVAPFILLSLFAVLLAYWGRHQRLWKLDLVIPSPAPFFQPLYLVYNGDFKKWVGTSCSGAALDVFQWGTILPEACGPQGLSPSPAQEQWPGGPLPPLEAATPGEESCGHLSIDTVTVAGEDGCSCGTGPCCALGQQQQEEEAAAERDAYRGIDLEGSLLGGGGGWPLASGVPQSGSWARGELPAFLGRNFGDGVELRGLPPEPWGSGEPPLRRSSPGEERSPYGSLLLLLLSPGWDADGDPAKGLDLDTVDSGFADSECGSPVDCEFERRPLESGSEPSTTPGGGGGPAEFLPSYVRQWVS encoded by the exons ACTACCTCCAGACACTGACTTGCCTGCGGCAGGAAAACGAcctgggcggcagcagcagcgggactCGCTACAACCTCACGGCAAGCTG GGACTGCGGGGCCAGAGGCCGCTGCTCCTTCCGCGCCGgggccgccaccgccaccgccacccgCAGGCAATACGACTGCTTCGCCGAGCAGAGCAGCTGCATCAGCATCAACGCCTTCCACGTGGAGGCGGCCCCCGCGGCGCTCGCGGGCGACCGggagcagccgcagccgcagccaTCGCCGAGGTGCCGGTGGAGCTTCAGCTTCCGAGAACACA tcAAGCCCCAGCCCCCTTTCAGCCTGAGGGCGGAAGCCTCCCTGGAGGGCTACAACATCTCCTGGAAGACTCCCTACCAGCAGCCCGGAAAGCCCAGCGACCTGGACGGCCAGCTGCATTACGAGCTGCGTTATCGGCAGAGGGGCCACCCCTGGCAG GGACAGAACCGGAAGCAGCTCCTGCAGGACACGCACCACTTGTGGCTGCTGCCCCAGGAGCTGGTGGAGGACACGGAGTACGAGCTGCAGGTGCGGGCAGGGCCAGGGGAGCAGTCCCTCTACAAGGGGGCCTGGAGCGAGTGGAGCGCCCCCCCAGCCGTCCTCAGGACCCTGCCGCCCAAGG cttcCAGAAGCAAAGCAGGAGCCCCGTGGCTGGTTGCCCCCTTCATTCTGCTCAGCCTGTTTGCTGTCCTCCTGGCCTACTGGGGCCGCCACCAGAG GTTGTGGAAGCTGGACCTTGTCATCCCCAGCCCGGCCCCCTTCTTCCAGCCCCTCTATCTGGTCTACAATGGAGACTTCAAG AAGTGGGTCGGCAcctcctgctctggagcagcgcTGGACGTTTTTCAGTGGGGCACCATCCTGCCGGAAGCGTGTGGCCCCCAGGGCCTCTCCCCAAGTCCTGCTCAGGAGCAGTGGCCTGGGGGCCCTTTGCCCCCCCTGGAGGCTGCCACGCCCGGGGAGGAGTCCTGCGGCCACCTCTCCATCGACACGGTCACCGTGGCAGGCGAAGATGGCTGCAGCTGTGGCACCGGCCCCTGCTgtgctctggggcagcagcagcaggaggaggaggcagcggctgaGCGGGATGCCTACCGTGGCATAGATCTGGAGGGCAGCCTCCTCGGTGGGGGCGGCGGCTGGCCCCTCGCGAGTGGGGTGCCGCAGAGCGGGTCCTGGGCCAGAGGAGAGCTCCCTGCTTTCCTGGGCAGAAACTTTGGGGATGGGGTGGAGCTCCGGGGCCTGCCCCCGGAGCCCTGGGGCTCGGGAGAGCCGCCCCTCCGCCGCTCCTCTCCGGGTGAGGAAAGGTCCCCCTAcggcagcctgctgctgctgctgctctctccggGCTGGGATGCTGACGGTGACCCGGCCAAGGGCCTCGACCTGGACACCGTGGACAGCGGCTTTGCCGACTCCGAGTGTGGGAGCCCCGTGGACTGTGAGTTTGAGAGGAGGCCCCTCGAAAGTGGCTCTGAGCCCAGCACCACCCccggagggggagggggcccgGCGGAGTTCCTGCCCAGCTACGTCAGGCAGTGGGTGTCCTGA